In the Aneurinibacillus soli genome, one interval contains:
- the guaA gene encoding glutamine-hydrolyzing GMP synthase, with amino-acid sequence MDKPKELVIVLDFGGQYNQLIARRVRDLGVFSELVAYNTPAEELKKLNPKGIIFSGGPASVYAEGAPQSDPAIYDLGVPVLGICYGMQLMSHQLKGKVESANVREYGRSDIAIHNDTPFFKDLNKTETVWMSHTDKVIEVPEGFRIDASNEACPVAAISNPDRNFYGVQFHPEVQHSVRGNDMIKNFLFEICKCEGSWTMENYIDMMVEDIRQQVGDKKVLCALSGGVDSSVVAVLIHKAIGDQLTCMFVDHGLLRKGEAESVMETFGEKFHMNLIKIDARDRFLGKLKGVSDPEQKRKIIGNEFIYVFEEEASKLTDMNFLAQGTLYTDIVESGTATAQTIKSHHNVGGLPEDMKFELIEPLNKLFKDEVRKVGEELGMPHEIVWRQPFPGPGLGIRVLGEVTEEKLEIVRESDFVLRDEIKKAGLEREVWQYFTVLPDVRSVGVMGDGRTYDYTIGIRAVTSIDGMTADWARIPFDVLEKISVRIVNEVKHINRVVYDITSKPPATIEWE; translated from the coding sequence ATGGACAAGCCGAAAGAGTTAGTAATCGTACTTGACTTCGGAGGACAGTACAACCAGTTAATTGCACGTCGGGTGCGCGATCTCGGTGTTTTCAGTGAACTTGTGGCCTACAATACGCCGGCAGAAGAGCTGAAAAAGCTTAACCCGAAAGGAATTATCTTCTCAGGTGGCCCAGCCAGTGTCTATGCAGAAGGAGCGCCTCAGAGCGATCCAGCCATTTATGATCTTGGCGTGCCAGTGCTTGGTATTTGCTACGGCATGCAGCTGATGTCGCACCAGCTTAAAGGGAAAGTAGAATCTGCGAACGTTCGTGAATATGGCCGTTCTGATATTGCCATTCATAATGACACGCCATTTTTCAAAGATCTTAACAAAACTGAAACGGTGTGGATGAGCCATACAGATAAAGTAATCGAAGTGCCAGAAGGATTCCGCATTGATGCGAGCAATGAAGCGTGCCCGGTCGCAGCCATCAGCAATCCAGATCGTAACTTCTATGGCGTGCAGTTCCACCCGGAAGTGCAGCATTCTGTACGCGGCAACGACATGATTAAGAACTTCTTGTTCGAGATCTGTAAGTGCGAAGGCAGTTGGACGATGGAGAACTACATCGACATGATGGTGGAAGACATTCGCCAGCAAGTTGGGGACAAAAAAGTGCTGTGTGCACTGAGTGGTGGCGTAGATTCTTCTGTCGTAGCCGTTCTCATCCATAAGGCGATTGGCGATCAACTGACCTGTATGTTTGTGGATCACGGCTTGCTGCGCAAAGGCGAAGCAGAAAGTGTTATGGAAACATTCGGTGAGAAGTTCCACATGAACTTGATCAAAATTGATGCGCGTGATCGATTCTTGGGCAAACTAAAAGGTGTATCTGATCCTGAACAGAAGCGCAAAATTATCGGTAACGAATTCATTTATGTATTTGAAGAAGAAGCAAGTAAGTTGACGGACATGAACTTCCTTGCACAAGGTACACTGTATACAGATATTGTAGAGAGTGGCACGGCGACAGCGCAGACAATCAAGTCACACCATAACGTGGGCGGTCTGCCGGAAGACATGAAGTTTGAACTGATCGAGCCGCTGAACAAGCTGTTCAAAGATGAAGTGCGCAAAGTGGGCGAAGAGCTCGGTATGCCGCATGAAATCGTATGGCGTCAGCCATTCCCGGGTCCAGGTCTTGGCATCCGTGTGCTGGGAGAGGTAACCGAAGAGAAGCTCGAAATCGTACGCGAGTCTGACTTCGTTCTGCGCGATGAAATCAAAAAAGCCGGTCTTGAGCGCGAAGTATGGCAGTACTTTACTGTACTTCCGGACGTTCGCAGTGTAGGGGTTATGGGAGATGGTCGTACGTACGATTACACCATTGGTATTCGTGCTGTTACATCCATTGACGGCATGACAGC
- the groL gene encoding chaperonin GroEL (60 kDa chaperone family; promotes refolding of misfolded polypeptides especially under stressful conditions; forms two stacked rings of heptamers to form a barrel-shaped 14mer; ends can be capped by GroES; misfolded proteins enter the barrel where they are refolded when GroES binds): MAKDIRFSEEARRAMLRGVDALADAVKVTLGPKGRNVVLEKKFGSPLITNDGVSIAKEIELEDAFENMGAQLVKEVATKTNDVAGDGTTTATVLAQAMIREGLKNVTAGANPMDIRKGIDKAVRKAVEELHAISKPIEGKESIAQVAAISAGDQEIGQLIAEAMEKVGKDGVITVEESKGFTTELDVVEGMQFDRGYASPYMITDTDKMEAVLDNPFILITDKKITSIQEMLPVLEKVVQQGKPLLLIAEDVEGEALATLVVNKLRGTFNAVAVKAPGFGDRRKAMLEDIAALTGGQVITEDLGLDLKSAGLEQLGRAGKVVVTKENTTIVEGAGDKAAIDARVNQIRSAIETTTSEFDKEKLQERLAKLAGGVAVIKVGAATETELKEKKLRIEDALNATRAAVEEGIVAGGGTALVSIYNSVEQVEATADEATGVRIVLRALEEPVRQIAANAGLEGSVIVERLKKEAVGTGFNAATEQWVNMIEAGIVDPAKVTRSALQNAASVAAMFLTTEAIVADKPEKNAPGMPDMGGMGGMGGMGMM; this comes from the coding sequence ATGGCTAAAGATATTCGTTTTAGCGAAGAAGCACGCCGCGCAATGCTCCGTGGTGTAGATGCACTGGCAGACGCAGTAAAAGTAACACTCGGACCGAAAGGCCGTAACGTTGTACTTGAGAAAAAATTTGGCTCTCCGCTTATCACAAATGATGGCGTGAGCATCGCGAAAGAAATCGAACTCGAAGATGCATTCGAGAACATGGGCGCACAGCTCGTAAAAGAAGTAGCAACAAAAACAAACGATGTAGCGGGTGACGGTACAACAACTGCAACGGTTCTGGCACAAGCGATGATCCGTGAAGGTCTGAAAAACGTTACAGCGGGCGCTAACCCGATGGATATCCGTAAAGGTATCGACAAAGCGGTTCGCAAAGCAGTTGAAGAACTGCACGCAATCTCTAAGCCAATCGAAGGCAAAGAGTCTATCGCTCAAGTTGCAGCTATTTCTGCTGGCGACCAAGAAATCGGTCAACTGATCGCAGAAGCTATGGAAAAAGTCGGCAAAGATGGCGTTATCACTGTGGAAGAATCTAAAGGCTTCACAACAGAGCTTGATGTTGTAGAAGGTATGCAATTCGACCGTGGCTACGCATCTCCATACATGATCACAGACACAGACAAGATGGAAGCGGTTCTTGACAACCCGTTCATCCTGATCACAGATAAGAAAATCACAAGCATTCAAGAAATGCTGCCAGTACTCGAGAAAGTTGTACAACAAGGCAAACCGCTTCTCCTCATCGCTGAAGATGTAGAAGGCGAAGCGCTGGCAACTCTCGTAGTAAACAAACTGCGTGGTACATTCAATGCAGTAGCAGTTAAAGCTCCAGGCTTTGGCGATCGTCGTAAAGCGATGCTCGAAGATATCGCAGCACTTACTGGCGGTCAGGTTATCACAGAAGACCTCGGTCTTGACCTGAAATCTGCTGGTCTTGAGCAACTCGGCCGTGCGGGCAAAGTTGTGGTTACAAAAGAAAACACAACGATCGTAGAAGGCGCTGGCGACAAAGCAGCAATCGATGCTCGTGTGAACCAAATCCGTTCTGCAATCGAAACAACTACATCTGAATTCGACAAAGAAAAACTGCAAGAGCGTCTGGCGAAACTCGCAGGTGGCGTAGCAGTGATCAAAGTCGGTGCAGCAACTGAAACAGAACTGAAAGAAAAGAAACTCCGTATTGAAGATGCTCTCAACGCGACTCGTGCAGCGGTTGAAGAAGGTATCGTAGCGGGCGGTGGTACTGCGCTTGTATCTATCTACAACAGTGTAGAGCAAGTGGAAGCTACTGCTGACGAAGCAACAGGCGTACGCATCGTACTGCGTGCTCTTGAAGAGCCAGTACGTCAGATCGCAGCGAATGCAGGCCTTGAAGGTTCTGTAATCGTAGAGCGTCTGAAAAAAGAAGCTGTAGGCACAGGCTTCAATGCTGCAACTGAGCAGTGGGTGAACATGATTGAAGCGGGGATCGTTGACCCTGCAAAAGTAACTCGCTCTGCGCTGCAAAACGCAGCATCTGTAGCAGCAATGTTCCTGACTACAGAAGCAATCGTTGCTGACAAGCCGGAGAAAAATGCACCAGGCATGCCTGATATGGGCGGCATGGGTGGCATGGGCGGCATGGGAATGATGTAA
- the groES gene encoding co-chaperone GroES: MLKPLGDRVIIEAIAKEETTASGIVLPETAKEKPQEGKIVAVGSGRVMENGERVALEVKEGQKVIYSKYAGTEVKFDGKELLIMRESDILAIVD; the protein is encoded by the coding sequence GTGTTAAAGCCATTAGGTGATCGTGTGATTATCGAAGCTATCGCAAAAGAAGAAACGACTGCTAGCGGAATCGTACTTCCGGAAACAGCGAAAGAGAAACCGCAGGAAGGTAAAATCGTTGCTGTAGGCAGTGGTCGCGTAATGGAAAACGGCGAGCGCGTAGCTCTCGAAGTAAAGGAAGGCCAGAAGGTCATCTACTCGAAATACGCAGGCACAGAAGTGAAGTTCGACGGTAAAGAACTTCTGATCATGCGCGAAAGCGACATTCTCGCAATTGTTGACTAA
- a CDS encoding L-cystine transporter, with product MNVLWVLVNIAVLLAIIFGLYTMQRKHVSFSKRVFTALGLGIVFGLVLQWIYGQESETLKTSIDWFNIVGDGYVTFLQMIVMPLVFISILSAFTKVQLTNNIGKISTLIIAILVGTTAVAASIGIASALGFKLEAVQIHQGDAEMKRAAALEEKLGKVEDMTLPEKIVELLPANPFLDLTGDRPTSTIAVVIFSAFLGFAYLGVKQKQPEQAEFFVKIVEAVYAVIMRVVTLILRLTPYGILAMMTKVTATSDYDAIWKLGKFVMASYAALIVMFIIHLLLLTFAGLNPVTYVKKVIPVLTFAFTSRTSAGTLPLNVKTQTKELGVPEGIANFAGSFGLSIGQNGCAGIYPAMLAIMIAPTVGVNPLSPSFIFTLIAVVAISSFGVAGVGGGATFAALLVLSAMNLPVGLAGLLISVEPLIDMGRTALNVSGSMTAGVLTSKLTKELNTDLYAAPKQGQLEV from the coding sequence ATGAACGTGCTATGGGTACTTGTGAACATAGCAGTACTACTTGCTATTATTTTTGGTTTATATACCATGCAACGAAAGCATGTCTCCTTCTCGAAGCGTGTATTTACAGCGCTTGGACTGGGGATTGTATTTGGTCTTGTTTTACAATGGATATACGGACAGGAGTCCGAAACGCTTAAAACATCCATTGACTGGTTTAACATTGTCGGGGATGGGTACGTGACCTTCCTACAGATGATTGTGATGCCGCTTGTATTCATCTCGATTCTTTCGGCTTTTACAAAAGTTCAACTGACGAACAATATCGGGAAAATTAGCACGCTGATTATTGCGATTCTCGTCGGAACAACGGCCGTTGCTGCATCAATCGGGATTGCTTCAGCACTCGGCTTCAAACTAGAGGCGGTGCAAATCCATCAGGGTGACGCGGAAATGAAACGCGCTGCCGCGCTGGAAGAGAAACTTGGCAAAGTGGAAGATATGACGCTTCCAGAAAAGATCGTGGAGCTGCTTCCAGCGAATCCGTTTCTGGATCTGACAGGGGATCGTCCTACGTCTACTATTGCGGTGGTTATCTTTTCCGCATTTCTCGGCTTTGCCTATCTTGGTGTAAAGCAAAAACAGCCGGAACAGGCTGAATTTTTTGTGAAGATAGTAGAAGCGGTGTATGCGGTCATTATGCGTGTTGTTACGCTCATTCTTCGTTTGACGCCATACGGTATTCTGGCGATGATGACAAAGGTGACAGCGACAAGTGATTATGATGCGATCTGGAAGCTTGGCAAATTTGTTATGGCATCGTATGCGGCACTTATTGTAATGTTCATCATTCATCTACTTTTGTTGACATTTGCGGGTCTGAATCCGGTCACATACGTGAAGAAAGTGATTCCGGTTTTGACATTTGCGTTTACGTCCCGCACAAGCGCAGGGACTCTGCCGTTGAATGTGAAGACACAGACAAAAGAGCTTGGTGTGCCAGAAGGAATCGCAAACTTTGCCGGTTCATTCGGTCTCTCGATTGGTCAGAACGGCTGCGCTGGTATTTATCCGGCGATGCTGGCGATTATGATTGCGCCGACAGTTGGTGTTAATCCGCTTTCCCCATCCTTTATTTTCACGTTGATTGCGGTAGTAGCGATCAGCTCATTCGGGGTGGCTGGTGTAGGTGGCGGTGCGACATTTGCGGCGTTGCTTGTGCTCTCCGCTATGAATCTTCCGGTTGGTCTCGCGGGGCTTCTTATTTCGGTTGAGCCACTGATTGACATGGGGCGTACGGCACTTAATGTAAGTGGCAGTATGACAGCAGGCGTTCTTACAAGTAAGCTGACAAAAGAATTGAATACAGACTTATACGCAGCTCCGAAACAGGGGCAGCTAGAAGTCTGA
- a CDS encoding MogA/MoaB family molybdenum cofactor biosynthesis protein — protein MWKIGVITSSNSVYRGERENDCFPKLEGLLKQNLDAAVAEHRLSPDNIELLKENMIELVDRERVDLLITIGGTGLSPEDVTPEATELVIDRHVPGLAEEMRRSAMEHSRKVLLTRATVGTRGNALVINLPGSLPAMEWCFLAIVDQISSALGIIQGKSENIAK, from the coding sequence ATGTGGAAAATTGGGGTCATTACATCTAGCAACTCGGTTTATCGCGGAGAAAGAGAAAATGATTGTTTTCCGAAGCTGGAAGGATTGCTGAAGCAAAATCTAGATGCGGCAGTAGCAGAGCATCGACTGTCACCAGACAATATCGAGCTGTTGAAGGAGAATATGATTGAACTGGTAGACCGCGAACGGGTGGACCTGTTGATAACAATTGGAGGGACAGGCTTAAGTCCGGAAGATGTAACTCCAGAAGCAACTGAGCTTGTCATTGACCGTCATGTACCGGGACTGGCAGAAGAAATGCGCCGTAGTGCGATGGAACATTCCCGCAAAGTGCTTTTGACGCGTGCAACGGTTGGAACACGTGGCAATGCCCTCGTTATTAACCTGCCGGGAAGCTTACCGGCTATGGAATGGTGTTTCCTTGCTATTGTGGATCAGATCTCGTCAGCACTTGGGATCATTCAGGGTAAAAGTGAAAATATTGCAAAATAG
- a CDS encoding 5-formyltetrahydrofolate cyclo-ligase, producing MEADKKQEKKRLRHDMLAKRATMEAEERQMKSDAVVRHLLAMPEIQEAERIFTFLSFGDEVNLDTFVDACVESGKQIYIPKTDPTSKQMTLYRFKDWGDLVSGPYGIREPGVTRAGAWCWQGEEFHAIIVPGVAFTPSGLRMGYGGGYYDRFLAALSKKPLLAAVCFDVQMVDSLPFEPHDSRVDRIITEQGVTICSRF from the coding sequence GTGGAGGCAGATAAAAAGCAGGAGAAGAAGCGGTTGCGCCACGATATGTTAGCTAAGAGAGCGACAATGGAAGCGGAAGAGAGACAGATGAAGTCTGACGCAGTCGTACGACACTTGCTTGCGATGCCAGAAATCCAGGAGGCTGAGCGCATTTTTACGTTTCTATCTTTTGGAGATGAAGTGAATCTCGACACGTTTGTGGATGCCTGTGTGGAGTCAGGCAAACAGATATATATTCCGAAAACAGACCCCACAAGTAAACAGATGACACTATATCGGTTTAAAGACTGGGGCGACCTGGTGAGTGGACCGTACGGCATTCGGGAACCAGGTGTGACACGCGCGGGAGCGTGGTGTTGGCAGGGAGAAGAGTTTCATGCTATTATTGTACCCGGTGTTGCATTTACCCCAAGCGGACTGCGCATGGGGTATGGTGGGGGCTATTATGATCGTTTTTTAGCTGCGCTGTCAAAAAAGCCGCTACTGGCTGCGGTATGTTTCGATGTGCAGATGGTAGATTCTCTGCCATTCGAGCCGCATGATAGTCGGGTTGATCGAATCATAACCGAGCAGGGTGTCACAATTTGTTCACGATTTTGA
- the tsaD gene encoding tRNA (adenosine(37)-N6)-threonylcarbamoyltransferase complex transferase subunit TsaD: MERREADLAAGGPIRILGIETSCDETSAAVIENGRTILSNVISSQIESHKRFGGVVPEVASRHHVENITLIIEQALQEASCTWDDIHAIAVTYGPGLVGALLVGVAAAKSIAFARGIPLVGVHHIAGHIYANRFAKEFEFPLLALVVSGGHTELVYMKEHGSYEIIGQTRDDAVGEAYDKVARSLGLPYPGGPHIDRLAQEGTASIPLPRAWLEAGSYDFSFSGLKSAVLNVLHNANQRGETIEAAELAASFQASVVEVLVEKTFRLIQERPVKQLLLAGGVAANKGLRAALASRAAVEGVELLIPPLSLCTDNAAMIAGAGYIVYQKGILADMDLNGIASLPLQ; this comes from the coding sequence ATGGAACGTCGAGAAGCCGATCTGGCAGCAGGCGGACCCATCCGGATTTTGGGGATTGAGACAAGCTGTGATGAGACATCGGCTGCTGTGATTGAGAATGGACGCACCATTCTGTCGAATGTGATTTCGTCGCAGATTGAGAGTCATAAACGATTTGGCGGCGTTGTACCGGAAGTCGCATCACGCCATCATGTGGAGAACATTACACTTATTATTGAGCAGGCACTTCAAGAAGCATCATGTACATGGGATGATATTCACGCGATTGCAGTCACATACGGCCCTGGACTTGTCGGAGCACTTCTGGTAGGAGTGGCGGCGGCTAAATCGATCGCATTTGCACGCGGGATTCCACTAGTGGGCGTGCATCATATTGCCGGCCATATTTATGCGAATCGCTTTGCTAAGGAGTTTGAATTTCCGCTTCTGGCACTTGTCGTATCCGGTGGACATACAGAACTTGTGTATATGAAAGAACATGGCTCGTATGAGATCATTGGGCAGACACGTGATGATGCGGTTGGAGAGGCGTATGATAAAGTTGCCCGCTCGCTCGGGTTGCCGTATCCGGGCGGCCCGCATATTGATCGTCTGGCACAGGAGGGTACAGCATCTATTCCACTGCCGCGTGCGTGGCTGGAAGCGGGCTCGTATGATTTTAGTTTTAGTGGTTTGAAGTCGGCCGTACTCAATGTGCTGCACAATGCGAATCAACGTGGAGAAACGATTGAAGCGGCAGAGCTTGCGGCCAGCTTCCAGGCATCTGTTGTGGAAGTGTTGGTCGAGAAAACATTCCGGTTAATACAGGAGCGGCCAGTTAAGCAGCTTTTGCTTGCGGGTGGAGTTGCTGCGAATAAAGGGCTGCGGGCGGCGCTTGCCAGCCGGGCAGCTGTGGAAGGTGTTGAGCTGCTAATCCCACCACTTTCTCTCTGTACAGACAATGCGGCCATGATCGCAGGAGCGGGATATATTGTTTATCAAAAAGGGATTCTGGCGGATATGGATCTAAATGGGATCGCTAGTTTACCACTACAATAA
- a CDS encoding methyl-accepting chemotaxis protein — MKLKKNLSIKWKMILTLTISVLLPTLLLGVISYQTAEKKVEEQILQSARNNIVFLDQMITKYIEEEIRSLDLLSDLLQSRMAAGSNQAQVKETLIRFLTSRAELTNVSVLSASQVLYTASTPSAESQPINADLYRKAVENSGQVILGEPYLDAKSKDMRVSFIRTLPDSTIAIAATMSLKDLGTQISHVKIGNGGYPYLLDVSRHYLVHPTGKLGTQTNTKQSIQMYSKPSGEFDYEFEGKQKKLFFTTNKTTGWKLAGTMYVNEPQIAARPILTAMLWVMVITFAIVGIQNFFVLRSLIGRLRTFIQAARRVSEGDLSQTVRIRVHDELGELATEFNKMSEKLRSMVHHVKEKSEQLSASSEELTASAEQTEKASGQIATIIQGVACGSEKQAQNVDDTSATMETMAVQIHDITEQANTLSHIAEEASEKANYGNHTIQKTIEQMNTLHQTVLQMGGRWIT; from the coding sequence ATGAAACTGAAAAAAAATCTTTCAATAAAATGGAAGATGATTCTAACGCTAACGATAAGTGTATTGTTGCCGACTTTACTGCTCGGAGTTATTTCATATCAGACAGCGGAGAAAAAAGTCGAAGAGCAAATTTTACAGAGCGCGCGCAATAATATTGTATTCCTTGATCAAATGATTACCAAATACATAGAGGAAGAAATACGAAGCCTCGACTTGTTAAGTGACCTTTTGCAAAGCCGTATGGCTGCTGGCAGCAATCAGGCACAAGTGAAAGAAACGCTTATTCGCTTCCTGACATCACGTGCAGAACTAACGAATGTTTCGGTTCTCTCCGCAAGCCAGGTGCTATACACTGCCTCCACTCCGTCTGCGGAATCTCAACCGATCAACGCAGACCTTTATCGTAAGGCTGTCGAGAACAGCGGTCAGGTCATTTTAGGCGAACCGTACCTGGATGCGAAATCCAAAGATATGCGTGTCTCCTTCATCCGGACACTTCCCGACAGCACAATCGCGATCGCAGCCACGATGAGCCTCAAAGACCTGGGCACACAGATCAGCCATGTCAAGATCGGGAACGGCGGCTATCCATACCTGCTGGACGTATCACGTCATTATCTGGTCCACCCAACTGGCAAACTAGGTACTCAGACTAACACGAAACAGTCCATTCAGATGTACAGCAAGCCGAGCGGTGAATTCGACTATGAATTCGAAGGCAAACAGAAAAAACTGTTCTTTACAACAAACAAGACAACCGGTTGGAAACTTGCGGGTACGATGTATGTCAACGAGCCACAAATCGCCGCACGTCCCATTCTAACCGCGATGCTTTGGGTTATGGTTATTACTTTTGCAATTGTAGGCATCCAAAACTTCTTCGTCCTGCGCTCACTTATTGGCCGTCTGCGCACCTTCATTCAAGCTGCTCGTCGCGTGAGTGAAGGCGATCTCAGTCAGACCGTAAGAATACGAGTACACGACGAACTAGGGGAACTGGCTACTGAATTTAATAAAATGAGCGAGAAACTGCGCAGTATGGTTCATCATGTTAAAGAAAAATCGGAACAGTTGTCTGCTTCCTCAGAAGAACTAACAGCCAGTGCGGAACAGACGGAGAAAGCAAGCGGACAAATTGCTACCATCATCCAGGGAGTAGCCTGTGGCTCGGAGAAACAGGCACAAAATGTAGACGATACGTCTGCCACGATGGAGACGATGGCAGTGCAAATTCATGACATTACCGAGCAGGCAAACACACTCTCTCACATCGCTGAAGAAGCATCTGAAAAAGCAAATTACGGTAACCATACGATCCAGAAGACGATCGAGCAAATGAACACCCTTCACCAGACTGTTCTTCAAATGGGGGGACGATGGATAACTTAA
- a CDS encoding methyl-accepting chemotaxis protein, with amino-acid sequence MDNLKTRSQEIGQIVEVITAIADQTNLLALNAAIEAARAGDQGKGFAVVADEVRKLAEQSALSAGQISDVIQTIQHEMENAAETMKEGTKEVSTGIETVKLAGQSFAEIQTSVHNVARQIHHVSEAAQQVATGSEQVVVAVHNIQKIADVNRTGMQEGSAATEEQLASMEQIAASSESLSDMASELQRSIAQFKLS; translated from the coding sequence ATGGATAACTTAAAAACAAGATCACAGGAAATTGGTCAGATTGTTGAAGTCATCACCGCTATTGCTGATCAGACGAATCTGCTTGCCCTCAACGCAGCAATTGAGGCAGCACGAGCGGGCGATCAGGGTAAGGGGTTTGCCGTAGTAGCAGATGAAGTACGCAAGCTGGCTGAACAATCAGCCCTCTCTGCCGGACAAATCTCCGATGTGATCCAAACGATTCAGCACGAGATGGAGAATGCAGCTGAAACAATGAAAGAAGGCACAAAAGAAGTCTCAACAGGAATCGAAACCGTCAAACTGGCCGGTCAATCATTCGCCGAGATTCAGACATCTGTTCATAATGTAGCCCGCCAGATCCATCACGTATCCGAGGCAGCTCAGCAGGTGGCTACAGGCTCCGAGCAAGTCGTTGTCGCTGTCCACAACATCCAGAAAATCGCGGATGTGAATCGGACCGGCATGCAGGAAGGATCAGCCGCTACCGAGGAGCAGCTTGCTTCCATGGAACAAATCGCTGCGTCTTCAGAAAGCCTGTCTGATATGGCAAGTGAGCTTCAACGAAGCATTGCTCAGTTCAAACTAAGCTAG
- the rimI gene encoding ribosomal protein S18-alanine N-acetyltransferase, whose translation MEMRDLDDIEVVEKHSFAIPWSRDSFINEMQTNVFARYLVVESEGRVIGYGGMWLVVDEAHITNIAIHPDFRGHGLGEKLMRALMFVAFESGAAHMTLEVRRSNTPAQRLYEKLTFKAEGIRPGYYTDNGEDAIIMWANLSGQ comes from the coding sequence ATGGAGATGAGAGACCTAGATGACATTGAGGTCGTGGAGAAGCATTCCTTTGCGATACCGTGGTCCAGAGATTCTTTTATTAATGAAATGCAAACCAATGTCTTTGCTCGCTACCTTGTTGTGGAATCCGAGGGTAGGGTGATTGGGTATGGTGGCATGTGGCTCGTTGTGGATGAAGCGCACATTACGAATATCGCAATTCATCCGGATTTTCGTGGGCATGGACTGGGAGAGAAGCTGATGCGGGCGCTTATGTTTGTAGCGTTTGAATCAGGGGCGGCTCATATGACGTTAGAAGTTCGGCGCAGCAATACACCAGCTCAGCGACTTTATGAGAAGCTGACCTTTAAAGCAGAGGGCATTCGCCCGGGTTATTATACAGATAATGGAGAAGATGCGATCATTATGTGGGCGAATCTTTCCGGTCAATAA
- the tsaB gene encoding tRNA (adenosine(37)-N6)-threonylcarbamoyltransferase complex dimerization subunit type 1 TsaB, whose translation MNILAIDTSTFSLGVAVSTEQKVLGEFSTNIKKNHSIRLMPMISELLEEVELTPTDLSAIVVARGPGSYTGVRIGVATAKSMAWSLGIPLIGVSSLEVIAWNGMYFPGLIVPLFDARRGQVYTAVYRSGEDGIEVVEEERIVLLENALQAWRALPGEPSILFLGDDVALHRERITEQLGSRAVFAPVSYSLARAAHLAEAGRAAWAAGHTEDVASFTPVYLQLAEAEAKWLAAQKK comes from the coding sequence ATGAACATCCTAGCAATTGATACGTCTACGTTCAGCCTGGGTGTGGCAGTCTCCACAGAGCAGAAAGTGCTTGGGGAGTTCTCTACAAATATTAAAAAAAACCACAGCATTCGGCTCATGCCGATGATTAGTGAATTGCTTGAGGAAGTGGAACTGACACCAACGGATCTGTCCGCCATTGTGGTAGCACGTGGCCCTGGTTCGTATACTGGCGTTCGCATCGGTGTGGCGACGGCGAAAAGTATGGCATGGTCGCTTGGCATTCCGCTGATCGGGGTATCAAGTCTTGAAGTGATCGCCTGGAATGGGATGTACTTCCCTGGTCTGATCGTGCCGCTGTTTGATGCACGGCGTGGTCAGGTGTATACAGCTGTCTATCGTTCAGGAGAAGATGGGATCGAAGTGGTGGAAGAAGAGCGTATCGTGCTTCTGGAGAATGCCCTACAAGCGTGGAGGGCACTTCCGGGAGAGCCATCGATTTTATTTCTCGGGGATGATGTGGCACTGCATCGAGAACGGATTACAGAGCAGCTTGGCAGTCGGGCTGTCTTCGCACCTGTTTCCTATTCGCTTGCGCGTGCAGCTCATCTGGCAGAAGCCGGACGGGCTGCATGGGCGGCGGGTCATACAGAGGATGTGGCGTCTTTCACCCCGGTCTATTTGCAGCTAGCGGAAGCGGAAGCTAAGTGGCTTGCTGCACAGAAAAAGTAG